The following are from one region of the Dreissena polymorpha isolate Duluth1 chromosome 2, UMN_Dpol_1.0, whole genome shotgun sequence genome:
- the LOC127868341 gene encoding heat shock 70 kDa protein 12B-like, producing the protein MASSFPNPSPPLAPPTPKPSPFRNLQAVKAAPPTPSKPAIELLEISSGPRLVVAIDFGSNRSGYAWQFRTDFERDRLDIHINTKWPEGGLCCYKTLTALLLKPDQSVAEFGFRADKRFSTIKEEESDWENWYFFRGFKMMLYANANSLDAKTTMEDANGRHLPASLVFGKSIQFIKEHAIQSLKEAGVPYIEDHTKWVITIPAIWNDRAKGLMRKSAADVAGIPADNLTIALEPECAVIYCIQLIRQQLEIDGDLGKLQYIAAPDSVLMLVDMGGDTVDITTVRVGERGQMEQLQMSGGGPWGGMRINEKFFILLRELIGQDVLDKFVTENEMDYFDLRMDFETQKREVKHPSDSDSSPRFRLRIPDSLKTLWERKTNKTLSDIMKQDHMREKDIKFASSRLSIPIKIIHEMFDEGVQEILNFTNKIIVSHKVKGLPITAVIAVGGFAMSSYVMKALRQELGGKNIPVVRPPITELAVLLGAVLFGQQEDIITSRIMPYTYGVSCTMAFNAARHSAEHRFEDGGRLWANNSFRKHVTRGQAVKRGEWIVDKDYFPECDDQTSATIYVFASDKTDPIHTTDEGCQFVGQFDVEFPRTVAKPMARKAVTVAMRFGGTELEVKATSNDGKTCKKKLKF; encoded by the exons tCATCCGGCCCGAGGCTTGTGGTAGCGATCGACTTCGGGTCGAACAGGAGTGGGTACGCTTGGCAGTTTCGGACGGACTTTGAGCGAGACCGTCTGGACATCCATATCAACACGAAATGGCCCGAGGGTGGACTCTGTTGCTACAAAACACTTACTGCGCTTCTGTTGAAG CCCGACCAGTCGGTTGCCGAGTTCGGTTTCAGAGCTGACAAGAGGTTCAGCACAATCAAGGAAGAAGAATCCGACTGGGAAAACTGGTACTTCTTTCGAGGGTTCAAGATGATGCTTTATGCAAATGCC AATTCTTTAGATGCAAAAACCACAATGGAAGACGCTAACGGTCGTCACCTGCCAGCTTCATTGGTCTTTGGAAAGTCAATTCAGTTCATTAAAGAGCACGCAATACAGAGTCTTAAAGAGGCAGGAGTTCCATACATAGAAGATCATACTAAATGGGTGATCACAATCCCAGCTATATGGAATGACCGTGCAAAGGGTTTGATGCGAAAATCAGCTGCGGATGTG GCGGGAATTCCAGCAGATAACCTGACGATTGCTCTAGAACCGGAGTGTGCGGTCATATACTGCATTCAGCTCATACGTCAACAACTTGAAATCGACGGCGATTTAGGCAAACTGCAGTATATCGCGGCCCCGGACTCCGTGCTTATGTTGGTCGACATGGGAG GAGATACAGTTGATATCACAACAGTTCGCGTTGGCGAAAGAGGGCAAATGGAACAATTGCAGATGTCAGGTGGCGGACCATGGGGCGGTATGAGGATCAATGAAAAGTTCTTCATTTTGCTTAGAGAACTTATTGGCCAAGACGTATTGGACAAATTTGTTACAGAGAATGAAATGGATTACTTCGATCTTAGGATGGACTTTGAAACACAAAAACGAGAG GTTAAACACCCAAGTGACTCGGATTCCAGCCCACGATTTCGACTCAGAATTCCTGATTCACTGAAAACTTTGTGGGaaaggaaaacaaacaaaaccCTTTCAGATATTATGAAACAAGATCATATGAGGGAAAAAGATATAAAGTTTGCAAGTTCGCGCCTATCAATTCCAATAAAAATCATCCATGAAATGTTTGATGAAGGTGTACAAGAAATTTTGAATTTCACAAATAAGATTATTGTGTCCCACAAAGTTAAGGGATTGCCTATTACAGCGGTGATAGCTGTTGGAGGTTTTGCGATGTCAAGCTATGTGATGAAGGCATTGAGGCAGGAGCTTGGTGGAAAGAACATACCGGTTGTTCGTCCTCCGATCACGGAATTGGCCGTCTTGCTCGGTGCAGTTCTTTTCGGACAACAAGAGGACATCATAACTTCCCGAATAATGCCGTACACGTATGGCGTGTCGTGTACCATGGCATTTAATGCGGCAAGACACAGCGCGGAACACAGATTTGAAGACGGCGGGAGGCTTTGGGCTAACAACTCTTTTCGGAAGCACGTTACTCGCGGCCAGGCTGTTAAACGTGGAGAATGGATCGTGGACAAGGATTACTTCCCTGAATGTGATGACCAAACGTCGGCGACTATCTACGTCTTTGCCTCCGACAAAACGGATCCGATTCACACTACTGACGAAGGTTGTCAGTTCGTGGGTCAGTTCGACGTGGAGTTTCCACGAACTGTGGCTAAACCAATGGCAAGAAAGGCAGTAACAGTAGCAATGCGATTCGGAGGCACGGAGTTGGAGGTTAAAGCAACAAGCAATGACGGGAAAACATGcaagaaaaaattaaaattttaa